TACTACTTCTGCTAGTCGTTCTGATTTTGCGCTCTTTGTTATAGTTTCCAGTGGCAACATCAACATTTTCATCTTTTACTCTAGCTTGATTTACTGTATTCATCTTGGCTGCTTCGAAATCTTTCTCGCACGCACTTCTATCATAGATTTTGACATTAAACTTTGTTTCACCATCATAGTCAAAAACCAAAAGATCCCCAGCTTCTAAATGATGGTCCTTCACAAAACCCTGCCAACCATTGCGGAAGAATATGCCATTCTCCCTGTCTTCGAATTCCACAGTTCTTCGTATTCCGGTAGGGCCTTTAAGGTCACATTTGCTAAGTGATCGTCTATTGAAGTTCTTCCTAACAAACGTAGGTGGTATACGCTACAAATTTGAATAACCAATGCACTTGAGATCACATTCACAAATATTGTTTGTAATTTGAGAGATCAAACATGAAAAATTATAGCAAACAGAATTCGAATTGTATAACATGGTAATTAATCTAAAGCAAAAGTAGTCAAGCATTTGGAAATTATTTAACTAAATCTTTGTGAACTTGACAGATAAAATGGTTCTACAGTTGATGAATAATAACCATTGTTGCTAACATTCAGAGTAATattgataaaaacaaaatttggggaTCCATAATATTTGATTAAACAATTTTCACAAAGAttacaaagaagaaaaaacccTAAACTCAGGCATGAACCACGAAATGGATATCAATTTTCAGCAGAAATTTAATCTAACACATGCAGAAAAGTGAAAAGGAATccacaaaataaaatataaaaaaagcaCGAACAAATTTGTCCATGGTGGTTATCCAAATGAACCCACAaaggtgaaaaataaaaaacacaaacaaaaaattgagaTGTTGAAAAGTGAGGAGGAAGGGAGGATGGATTTTACCAGACCCTGAGAGAAGTCACCAAGGAGGATCTTGAAAAATGATGGTTTCTTTGGCTTCCTAGCCATTTGAACCAAGTGTGAGTGTCGTTAAGAATTCGAGAGAGTACCAACCGGCTGCTTAATTTTactgaaagaagaaagaagatttCAAAAGGTTCGACAAACCATTTATTCTTaggaaacttgaaaactttgagttttaatgataaagacaaaataaagagtaaagtcaATAGTAcctgactttttagtgtaaaatgtgatttttcgttaaagtgaacagtaccgggtgcttttcgttaaagttccctttattcTTTTATGATTCTTAATTAAAGTGAGAGAGAATCAGAGTCATAATTTTAAACCTGCAGCTATTACTCAGTTTTTCTACTTAGATGCATTTTTTTAGGCTTGTTATATTAACACatcacatattgttgaatataCCCCACATACTTAACACACTCCACATatgttttttcaattaaaatttatcttatTGCACCCCACGtactttcccataataccctcacacccccagactcccaacatacaCCTTACATCTTCTATATACACTCCACATTTTTTACATACACTCCACTCTCTTCATAATGGTTTCTTTCTTATTATGCTATTTGATACAAAATCATTCATGTCATGAAGGATTTGCTTAACTTTTTTCccctaaattattttttggcaACAAGGATTTGCCCAACTTTTTTCTAACCATTGAACATTGATCAGTGAAGGTGTGTGTCCAAAAAATGAGAATACATTTTAACCTTCATCCACCTGTGACGGTACATTTTGAACACGGTTTGAGCCATAAGTTAAGGCAGCCTCCAGGTGAATCCCAGAAATGACAGTACATTTCAACCTTCATCCACCTGTGACTGTACATTTTGAACACGGTTTAGGCCAAAAGTTCAGGGAGGCCCTCGGAATTGGGATTAACTTCTCAATGTTTGAGGATACAGAGTTACTAAAAGTAGCTGACTTGGATTTCTGTCTTATAACTGTTAAGGCCGAGGCATCCCATCCCGCCCATGACTTGGATATCTATCCTATATTCACAAAACTAATCTACTTGAATCAACTTGAGTGTAATTTATGGTGGATTTTCGCTTAACTGATTTTTAGTTGGACTTCTTTTCTTGCTGCAATGCATGTGTGTGACAAGCTCTAGATATTCCAAACAAACCTCACGCCCTATTTGCCGACAACCAGTTGAGAGACGTTTGACGATTAAGGTCAACATTGGCCCTAATGAATCAGTAATCAGTGGATGTGCTCTACAAAGGAaggtgaaagtgcttttgagaaaaagagttgaagTCTTGAAGAGGATAAATAATTTTGAGACAAAAACGTTAAAACTTATTTGAGGtgtatttagaattttttttttcttttctaaaccCTATAAGGTTGAACTTGTCATTACATATTAGATgtataagtcatttaatattacatTTTTAATATGGGATGTATTCAATActatgtggggtgttaataaaaaaagcttttttttatttaaaaaacgagagacttttcaaaataattggTATACAAAAATATATGTTATACTTAAAAATTTTTATTTACACTAATATAATAACATATGATTTAACAACTCGTGTTTTAAAGTAATCTCCAACTAGTCAAGTCGCTTctgtctttttgtttgtttgtttgcttcttCAGACTTCTGCCATGTGTTCAACATGCACTTTCAACACATATTctctctaatatatatatatatatatatatatatatatatatatatatatatatatatatatatattttaaacaaATGATAGTATATATAAAAAGTAGAGGAATAGACTAAGTTATACAACAAACTTGCCATAATAATAATAGACTAAGCCTTTAATTGATGTTTCttaaggtatcgtttggtatgcagatgAGACAAGAAGGGATAAGATGGGACGGAACGGAGatggagcaaagatgccctcagATGGAaacaaagaggaagaagaagaatacggagatgttataattttgtgttccacgaatGTGAAACAAGTCGTTCCAGAGGAtgaggcggaacgaaaattcatccaaaattcgtccggtggaacaatgtgttccacccgttttaggtgCACCAAACATGGAACGGAACGCCTTATCCCACTCCGTTCT
This window of the Malus domestica chromosome 03, GDT2T_hap1 genome carries:
- the LOC114824035 gene encoding B3 domain-containing protein At4g01580-like isoform X2, which codes for MARKPKKPSFFKILLGDFSQGLRIPPTFVRKNFNRRSLSKCDLKGPTGIRRTVEFEDRENGIFFRNGWQGFVKDHHLEAGDLLVFDYDGETKFNVKIYDRSACEKDFEAAKMNTVNQARVKDENVDVATGNYNKERKIRTTSRSSKYLISRKRRYYVEDTSTGSVLLKSENQCFLAFSNKKHLLQCVFHGQVSSEVIHDVPHCRGSRSN